The Pseudomonas orientalis genome contains a region encoding:
- a CDS encoding autotransporter outer membrane beta-barrel domain-containing protein, with the protein MTKASGFPTRAVIAVGILSLQYFTPQPAHAACAFSPGPGDDAYVCDSGASNGGLSDLQGNNRLTLPAGGTGIINGPVTFGAGADRILIDAGSILGAVQQGAGIDDFVMNGGRIASLAQGDGLDTFLMIDGVIEREFVDGDVARQTGGTIGRVDMKLDDNVYEMTGGEILGNLVTGFEKDRVDISGTASVGGNISTSGGDDIIRVSGGVIKGEIRASFGNDTFTWSNGGEVQSSVLMGDGDDNALLSGLTESRLAATPSIDGGLGNDQLTFDNSTSSTPTRYVGWETVNLNNASRFDLARDFFLGDSASNTGTFNIDGSSTLAVSQGAIRPYTAGQLATLNNAGTIDMTTDNSANSSLTVHGNYVGNNGQLWLQSVLGDDNSATDKLVVSDGIIGGHTQLGVTNLGGAGGLTQNSGIEVVQALNGTTSSADAFALKGSVSAGAYEYRLFKGGVTAGTENNWYLRSSVVAVQPPVVPPVPPTPPVVVPVAPVTPTPPVVDPDEPAVEPPTAQPVAPIEPAAPPPSQVAAAASPQSAAGSPALPTAVVGAEPIPLYRLEVPVYSVVVPAAQVMTRMALGTFHERQGEQSLLTETGAVAAGWARAYGGDLNKSWSGTVSPSFDGNIKGYQVGHDLYAAQTSGGQLQRFGLFIGQSRLRGDAKGFAEGFQDRRSGRVKLDGDNVGAYGTLTDPKGWYIDLVAMGTRLDGENKSERGVRMNTKGHALALSAEAGYPISVSKHWVVEPQVQVIRQTIDVDNQNDGISKVSFDSQEYWTSRLGARVKGRYLMGNTPVEPYVRANVWHAFGGRDTVTYDDVDRIKSDHKSSTADVGLGVVAQLCSAVSVYLTADYTANLDGNAQRGMGGTAGVRMRW; encoded by the coding sequence ATGACCAAGGCATCTGGTTTCCCAACCCGAGCCGTTATAGCTGTCGGCATACTTTCACTGCAGTACTTCACTCCCCAGCCCGCGCACGCCGCGTGCGCTTTCAGCCCCGGACCCGGTGACGACGCATACGTTTGCGACAGCGGCGCCAGTAACGGCGGGCTCTCCGATCTTCAAGGCAACAACCGTCTGACGCTGCCTGCCGGTGGTACGGGAATCATCAACGGCCCTGTCACGTTCGGCGCGGGCGCCGATCGCATCCTGATCGATGCCGGCAGTATCCTGGGTGCTGTGCAACAAGGCGCCGGCATCGATGACTTCGTCATGAACGGCGGGCGGATTGCTTCCCTGGCCCAGGGTGATGGCCTTGATACCTTCCTGATGATCGACGGCGTCATCGAACGGGAATTCGTCGACGGTGACGTGGCGCGGCAAACCGGCGGCACGATTGGCCGGGTCGACATGAAACTGGACGATAACGTCTACGAGATGACCGGCGGCGAGATCCTCGGCAACCTGGTCACCGGGTTCGAAAAGGACAGGGTCGACATCTCGGGAACAGCCAGCGTAGGCGGCAATATCAGCACCAGTGGCGGCGATGACATCATCCGGGTGAGCGGCGGCGTGATCAAAGGTGAAATCCGCGCCAGTTTCGGCAACGACACATTCACCTGGAGCAATGGCGGTGAGGTCCAGTCTTCAGTCTTGATGGGCGATGGTGACGATAACGCCCTGCTCAGCGGTCTCACTGAAAGCCGGTTGGCCGCCACGCCGTCGATTGACGGCGGCCTGGGCAATGATCAATTGACGTTCGATAACAGCACTTCCAGTACGCCCACCCGCTATGTCGGCTGGGAAACGGTCAATCTCAACAACGCCTCGCGCTTTGATCTGGCCAGGGACTTTTTCCTCGGTGACAGTGCGAGCAACACCGGTACGTTCAACATCGATGGCAGCAGTACCCTGGCAGTGAGCCAGGGCGCAATCCGCCCCTACACGGCGGGCCAGCTGGCGACGCTGAACAATGCCGGCACTATCGACATGACCACCGACAACAGCGCGAACAGTTCATTGACGGTGCATGGCAACTATGTGGGCAATAACGGCCAGCTGTGGCTGCAAAGCGTCCTCGGTGATGACAACTCCGCGACCGACAAGCTGGTGGTGTCCGACGGAATTATCGGCGGTCACACGCAACTGGGCGTCACCAATCTGGGCGGTGCAGGCGGGCTGACTCAGAACAGTGGCATCGAGGTGGTCCAGGCCCTCAACGGTACGACCAGCAGCGCAGATGCCTTTGCGTTGAAGGGCTCGGTGTCTGCCGGCGCCTATGAATATCGGCTGTTCAAAGGCGGCGTGACCGCCGGCACGGAAAACAACTGGTACCTGCGCTCGTCGGTGGTGGCCGTGCAGCCACCCGTCGTGCCTCCGGTACCGCCCACCCCGCCGGTGGTGGTGCCTGTTGCACCGGTTACACCGACACCTCCCGTCGTCGACCCCGATGAACCAGCGGTGGAGCCGCCGACCGCGCAACCGGTCGCGCCGATCGAGCCTGCGGCGCCACCGCCGAGCCAGGTCGCGGCAGCCGCTTCACCGCAATCTGCCGCCGGCAGCCCGGCGCTGCCAACGGCCGTGGTCGGTGCAGAGCCCATCCCGCTGTATCGCCTGGAGGTGCCGGTGTACTCGGTGGTGGTCCCGGCCGCGCAAGTCATGACCCGGATGGCCCTGGGCACCTTTCATGAGCGCCAGGGCGAGCAAAGCCTGCTCACTGAAACGGGCGCGGTTGCGGCCGGCTGGGCGCGGGCTTATGGCGGTGACTTGAACAAGAGTTGGTCGGGCACCGTATCGCCGAGCTTTGACGGCAACATCAAGGGCTATCAGGTGGGGCATGACCTCTACGCTGCGCAAACCAGCGGCGGGCAATTGCAGCGCTTCGGCCTGTTCATCGGGCAGAGTCGCTTGCGCGGCGACGCGAAGGGCTTTGCCGAAGGCTTTCAGGACCGGCGCTCTGGACGGGTCAAACTCGATGGAGATAACGTCGGCGCCTACGGGACCCTCACCGACCCCAAAGGCTGGTACATCGACCTGGTCGCCATGGGCACACGCCTGGACGGTGAAAACAAATCCGAGCGTGGCGTGCGGATGAACACCAAGGGCCATGCCCTGGCGCTGTCCGCCGAAGCGGGTTATCCGATCAGCGTCTCCAAACATTGGGTGGTGGAACCGCAAGTCCAGGTGATACGCCAGACCATCGACGTGGACAACCAGAACGATGGTATCTCCAAGGTATCGTTCGATTCCCAGGAGTACTGGACCAGCCGCCTTGGCGCCCGCGTCAAGGGCCGCTACCTGATGGGCAATACGCCCGTCGAGCCGTACGTGCGCGCCAACGTCTGGCATGCGTTCGGCGGTCGCGACACGGTGACTTACGATGATGTGGACCGCATCAAGAGCGATCACAAGTCGTCCACCGCTGATGTCGGTCTGGGAGTTGTCGCCCAATTGTGCTCAGCGGTGAGCGTCTACCTGACAGCGGACTATACCGCCAATCTTGATGGCAACGCCCAGCGGGGTATGGGCGGCACCGCAGGGGTGCGGATGCGCTGGTGA
- a CDS encoding carbohydrate kinase family protein, which yields MYLVCGEALFDFFCEEDVDGQAAKLNYKAIAGGSPFNVAVGLRRLGIESGFFAGISNDYLGRRLLQVLKDEGVSEDFVVPFEAPTTLAMVAVGANGSPQYSFRGEGCADRQLQLSHLPPLGDEIRGLHVGSFSLVVQPIGDTLLNLVKRESGKRLISLDPNVRLNPQPDIQLWRDRVTELVKHADLIKVSDEDLHLLYPEQSPESVLQGWLQHRCQLVFLTRGGDGASVFSRRHGNWSQPAVDIVMADTVGAGDTFQAALIAWLTEQQLDSVEGLQQLSREQIDAMLGFAIRAAALTCTRTGPDLPYRSQLG from the coding sequence ATGTATCTGGTGTGCGGTGAAGCGCTGTTTGATTTTTTTTGCGAGGAGGATGTCGATGGGCAGGCCGCCAAGCTCAATTACAAGGCCATTGCCGGCGGTTCGCCGTTCAACGTCGCGGTGGGTCTGCGCCGCCTGGGTATCGAGTCCGGGTTCTTTGCCGGGATCTCCAATGATTACCTGGGCCGGCGCTTGCTGCAGGTGCTCAAGGACGAAGGCGTGAGCGAAGACTTCGTGGTGCCATTCGAGGCCCCGACCACCCTGGCCATGGTGGCCGTGGGCGCCAATGGTTCACCGCAATACAGCTTTCGCGGCGAAGGCTGCGCCGATCGGCAGTTGCAGTTGAGCCATCTGCCGCCCCTGGGCGATGAGATTCGCGGGCTGCATGTGGGCTCGTTTTCGCTGGTGGTACAGCCGATTGGCGACACGCTGCTGAACCTGGTCAAGCGCGAAAGCGGCAAGCGCCTGATCAGCCTCGACCCCAACGTACGGCTGAACCCGCAGCCAGACATCCAATTGTGGCGCGACCGCGTGACGGAGCTGGTCAAGCATGCGGACCTGATCAAGGTCAGCGATGAAGACCTGCACCTGCTGTACCCCGAGCAGTCCCCGGAAAGCGTGCTGCAAGGCTGGCTGCAGCACCGCTGCCAGTTGGTATTCCTCACCCGTGGCGGCGATGGCGCCAGTGTGTTCAGTCGCCGGCATGGCAACTGGTCGCAACCGGCCGTCGACATCGTGATGGCGGACACGGTCGGCGCCGGCGACACCTTCCAGGCGGCGTTGATTGCGTGGTTGACCGAGCAGCAATTGGATTCGGTTGAGGGGCTCCAACAGCTCAGCCGCGAACAGATCGACGCCATGCTCGGCTTTGCGATTCGCGCCGCGGCGCTGACCTGCACGCGCACCGGGCCGGACCTGCCCTACCGCAGCCAGTTGGGCTGA
- the xylB gene encoding xylulokinase produces MTQQNLFLGIDCGTQGTKAIVLDASSGKVLGLGAAAHTLLSGANGRREQHTQEWLDAFTQAFHRALQQAGVDGQDILGIGVSGQQHGLVLLDAQGQVLRPAKLWCDTETAAENERLLQHLGGESGSLERLGVVIAPGYTVSKLLWTREQHPDLFARIAHILLPHDYLNYWLTGRAVAEYGDASGTGYFDVRRREWDVALLQHIDPSGRLQAALPELIAADQAVGTILPGIAERLGINPQAIVASGGGDNMMGAIGTGNIAPGVITMSLGSSGTVYAFADQPNVSPQASVATFCSSSGGWLPLICTMNLTNATGVVRELFELDLNTFNALVEQAPIGADGVSMLPFLNGERVPALPQATGSLHGLTMTNLTRANLCRAVVEGTTFGLRYGLDLLRQTGLQSLGIRLIGGGSKSPLWRQMVADIMNTEVVCTEQSEAAALGAAIQAAWCQSGESLASLCDKCVSLDPASRTLPVPANVRAYQQAYERYQQLVATL; encoded by the coding sequence ATGACCCAGCAAAACCTGTTCCTCGGCATCGACTGCGGCACTCAGGGCACCAAGGCCATCGTCCTCGACGCGTCCAGCGGCAAGGTTCTGGGCCTGGGCGCCGCCGCGCACACCCTGCTCAGCGGCGCCAACGGCCGGCGTGAGCAACACACCCAGGAATGGCTGGACGCCTTCACCCAAGCTTTCCACCGCGCCTTGCAACAGGCCGGGGTGGACGGCCAGGACATCCTCGGCATCGGCGTGTCCGGCCAGCAACATGGCCTGGTTCTGCTCGACGCCCAGGGCCAGGTGCTGCGCCCGGCCAAGCTATGGTGCGACACCGAGACCGCCGCCGAAAACGAGCGCCTGTTGCAGCACCTGGGCGGCGAAAGCGGCTCGCTGGAGCGCCTGGGCGTGGTCATTGCGCCGGGCTACACCGTGTCGAAACTGCTGTGGACCCGCGAACAGCATCCGGACCTGTTTGCGCGCATCGCCCATATCCTGTTGCCCCATGACTACCTCAACTACTGGCTCACCGGGCGCGCCGTCGCCGAATACGGCGATGCTTCAGGCACCGGCTATTTCGACGTGCGCCGCCGTGAATGGGACGTGGCGCTGCTGCAGCACATCGACCCCAGCGGGCGCCTGCAAGCGGCGCTGCCCGAGCTGATCGCCGCCGACCAGGCGGTGGGCACAATCCTGCCAGGCATCGCCGAGCGCCTGGGCATCAACCCCCAGGCCATCGTCGCCAGCGGCGGCGGTGACAACATGATGGGCGCCATCGGCACCGGCAATATCGCACCGGGCGTGATCACCATGAGCCTGGGCTCATCGGGCACCGTCTACGCGTTTGCCGACCAGCCCAACGTCAGCCCCCAGGCGTCGGTCGCCACCTTCTGCTCCTCCAGCGGCGGCTGGTTGCCGTTGATCTGCACCATGAACCTGACCAACGCCACCGGCGTGGTGCGCGAGCTGTTCGAGCTGGACTTGAACACCTTCAACGCCCTGGTCGAACAGGCCCCCATCGGCGCGGACGGGGTGAGCATGCTGCCGTTCCTCAACGGCGAACGGGTGCCCGCCCTGCCCCAGGCCACCGGCAGCCTGCACGGCCTGACCATGACCAACCTGACCCGCGCCAACCTGTGCCGCGCGGTGGTCGAAGGCACCACCTTCGGTTTGCGTTACGGCCTGGACCTGCTGCGCCAGACCGGCTTGCAGAGCCTGGGCATCCGCTTGATCGGCGGCGGTTCGAAAAGCCCGCTGTGGCGGCAGATGGTTGCCGATATCATGAACACCGAAGTGGTGTGTACCGAACAAAGCGAGGCCGCAGCCCTGGGCGCGGCGATCCAGGCGGCGTGGTGCCAGTCCGGCGAATCCCTGGCCAGCCTGTGCGACAAATGCGTGAGCCTTGACCCGGCCAGCCGCACCCTGCCGGTGCCGGCCAATGTCAGGGCCTATCAACAGGCCTACGAGCGCTATCAACAGCTTGTGGCAACCCTTTAA
- a CDS encoding mannitol dehydrogenase family protein, translating to MKLNKHTLTQLAADVKLPTYAIASTSQGIAHIGVGGFHRAHQAFYTDALMNSGEGLDWSICGVGLRAEDRKARDDLAGQDYLFTLYELGDTNDTEVRVIGSISDMLLAEDGAQALIDKLAEPAIRIVSLTITEGGYCIDDSNGEFMAHLPQIQHDLAHPNAPTTVFGFLCAALTQRRAAGTPAFTVMSCDNLPHNGAVTRKALLAFAALHNAELHDWIQANVSFPNAMVDRITPMTSTAHRLQLHDEHGIDDAWPVVCEPFVQWVLEDKFVNGRPAWEKVGVQFTADVTPYEEMKIGLLNGSHLALTYLGFLKGYRFVHETMNDPLFVAYMRAYMDLDVTPDLAPVPGIDLTDYKQTLVDRFSNQAIADQLERVCSDGSSKFPKFTVPTLNRLIADGRETERAALVVAAWALYLKGVDENGVSYKIPDPRAEFCQAMVSDDALISQRLLGVEEIFGTAIPNSPEFVAAFERCYAGLRDHGVTETLKRLLKKPA from the coding sequence ATGAAGCTGAATAAACACACCCTCACCCAGTTGGCCGCCGACGTGAAACTGCCCACCTATGCCATCGCCAGCACATCGCAAGGCATCGCGCATATCGGCGTCGGCGGTTTCCATCGGGCGCACCAGGCGTTTTACACCGACGCGCTGATGAACAGCGGCGAAGGCCTGGACTGGAGCATCTGCGGCGTGGGCCTGCGCGCCGAAGACCGCAAGGCCCGCGACGACCTGGCCGGCCAGGATTATCTGTTCACCCTGTATGAACTGGGCGACACCAACGACACCGAAGTGCGCGTGATCGGCTCGATCAGCGACATGCTGCTGGCCGAAGACGGCGCCCAGGCGCTGATCGATAAACTGGCCGAGCCGGCCATCCGTATCGTGTCGCTGACCATCACCGAAGGCGGCTACTGCATCGACGACAGCAACGGCGAGTTCATGGCCCACCTGCCGCAGATCCAGCATGACCTGGCGCATCCGAACGCACCGACAACCGTGTTCGGTTTTCTCTGCGCCGCCCTGACCCAGCGCCGCGCCGCCGGCACCCCGGCGTTCACGGTGATGTCCTGCGATAACCTGCCCCACAACGGCGCCGTCACGCGCAAGGCGCTGCTGGCGTTCGCCGCGCTGCACAATGCCGAGCTGCATGACTGGATCCAGGCCAATGTGAGCTTCCCGAATGCCATGGTCGACCGCATCACGCCGATGACCAGCACTGCCCACCGCCTGCAATTGCATGACGAGCACGGCATTGACGATGCCTGGCCGGTGGTGTGCGAGCCTTTTGTGCAATGGGTGCTGGAAGACAAATTCGTCAACGGGCGCCCGGCCTGGGAAAAGGTCGGCGTGCAGTTCACCGCTGACGTGACGCCTTACGAGGAAATGAAGATCGGCCTGCTCAACGGCAGCCACCTGGCCCTGACGTACCTGGGGTTTCTCAAGGGCTACCGGTTCGTGCACGAAACCATGAACGACCCGCTGTTTGTCGCCTACATGCGCGCCTACATGGACCTGGACGTCACACCGGACCTGGCGCCGGTGCCGGGCATCGACCTGACCGATTACAAGCAGACCCTGGTGGACCGCTTCTCCAACCAGGCGATTGCCGACCAACTGGAGCGGGTGTGTTCGGATGGTTCGTCGAAGTTTCCCAAGTTCACCGTGCCCACCCTCAACCGCTTGATTGCCGATGGGCGTGAGACCGAGCGCGCGGCGCTGGTGGTCGCAGCCTGGGCGTTGTACTTGAAGGGCGTGGATGAGAACGGCGTGAGCTACAAAATCCCGGATCCGCGTGCCGAGTTCTGCCAGGCGATGGTGAGTGACGACGCGCTGATCAGCCAGCGTTTGCTGGGGGTGGAAGAGATTTTTGGTACGGCTATTCCCAACTCACCCGAGTTTGTGGCAGCGTTCGAGCGGTGTTATGCAGGTTTGCGCGATCACGGCGTCACTGAAACCCTGAAGCGGTTACTGAAGAAACCGGCTTAA
- a CDS encoding ABC transporter ATP-binding protein produces the protein MANLKIKNLQKGFEGFSIIKGIDLEVNDKEFVVFVGPSGCGKSTLLRLIAGLEEVTEGTIELDGRDITEVTPAKRDLAMVFQTYALYPHMSVRKNMSFALDLAGVDKKIVESKVNEAARILELGPLLERKPKQLSGGQRQRVAIGRAIVRNPKIFLFDEPLSNLDAALRVQMRLELARLHKELQATMIYVTHDQVEAMTLADKVVVLNSGRIEQVGSPLELYHQPANLFVAGFLGTPKMGFLKGKVTRVEGQGCDVQLDAGTLISLPLSGASLSVGSAVTLGIRPEHLEIAAPGQTTLTVTADVGERLGSDTFCHVITANGEPLTMRIRGDMASQYGETLHLHLDPAHCHLFDTDGVAVTRPLRAAA, from the coding sequence ATGGCCAACCTGAAAATCAAGAATCTGCAAAAAGGCTTCGAAGGCTTTTCCATCATCAAGGGCATCGACCTGGAAGTGAACGACAAGGAATTCGTGGTGTTCGTCGGCCCGTCGGGCTGCGGCAAATCCACCCTGCTGCGGCTGATCGCCGGCCTGGAAGAAGTGACTGAGGGCACCATTGAACTGGATGGCCGCGACATCACCGAAGTGACCCCGGCCAAGCGCGACCTGGCGATGGTGTTCCAGACCTACGCGCTGTACCCGCACATGAGCGTGCGCAAGAACATGTCGTTTGCCCTGGACCTGGCCGGTGTCGACAAGAAAATCGTCGAGAGCAAGGTCAATGAAGCGGCGCGCATTCTGGAGCTGGGCCCGCTGCTGGAGCGCAAGCCCAAGCAGCTCTCCGGCGGCCAGCGCCAGCGCGTGGCGATTGGTCGGGCGATTGTGCGTAACCCGAAAATTTTCCTGTTCGACGAACCGCTGTCCAACCTCGACGCTGCCCTGCGCGTGCAGATGCGCCTGGAACTGGCGCGCCTGCATAAAGAGCTGCAGGCGACCATGATCTACGTGACCCACGACCAGGTCGAAGCCATGACCCTGGCCGACAAAGTCGTGGTACTCAACAGCGGTCGCATCGAACAGGTCGGCTCGCCGCTGGAGCTGTACCACCAGCCGGCCAATTTGTTCGTGGCGGGTTTTCTCGGCACGCCGAAGATGGGTTTCCTCAAGGGCAAGGTCACGCGTGTCGAAGGCCAGGGCTGTGACGTGCAGCTCGACGCCGGCACCCTGATCAGTCTGCCGCTCAGCGGCGCCAGCTTGAGCGTGGGCAGCGCGGTGACCCTGGGCATTCGCCCCGAGCACCTGGAAATCGCCGCGCCGGGCCAGACCACCCTGACCGTCACCGCCGACGTCGGCGAGCGCCTGGGCAGCGACACCTTCTGCCATGTCATCACCGCCAACGGCGAGCCGCTGACCATGCGCATCCGTGGCGACATGGCCAGCCAATACGGCGAAACGCTGCACCTGCACCTGGACCCGGCGCACTGCCATCTCTTCGACACCGACGGCGTGGCCGTCACCCGCCCCCTGCGCGCCGCCGCCTGA
- a CDS encoding carbohydrate ABC transporter permease, whose translation MTLQQSRRLQSLLLGTLAWAIAILIFFPIFWMVLTSFKTEIDAFATPPQFIFTPTLENYLHINERSNYFSYAWNSVVISFSATALCLLISVPAAYSMAFYETQRTKGTLLWMLSTKMLPPVGVLMPIYLLAKSFGLLDTRIALIIIYTLINLPIVVWMVYTYFKDIPKDILEAARLDGATLWQEMVRVLLPIAKGGLASTVLLSLILCWNEAFWSLNLTSSSAAPLTALIASYSSPEGLFWAKLSAVSTLACAPILIFGWISQKQLVRGLSFGAVK comes from the coding sequence ATGACGCTTCAACAATCCCGCCGCCTGCAAAGCCTGTTGCTCGGCACCCTGGCCTGGGCCATCGCGATCCTGATCTTCTTCCCGATCTTCTGGATGGTGCTGACCAGCTTCAAGACCGAAATCGACGCGTTCGCCACGCCGCCGCAGTTCATCTTCACGCCGACGCTGGAGAACTACCTGCACATCAATGAGCGCAGCAACTACTTCAGTTATGCGTGGAACTCGGTGGTGATCTCCTTCAGCGCCACCGCCTTGTGCCTGCTGATCTCTGTGCCGGCCGCCTACTCCATGGCGTTCTACGAAACCCAGCGCACCAAGGGCACGCTGCTGTGGATGCTGTCGACCAAGATGCTGCCGCCGGTGGGCGTGCTGATGCCGATCTACCTGCTGGCCAAGAGCTTTGGCCTGCTCGACACGCGCATTGCGCTGATCATCATCTACACCCTGATCAACCTGCCGATCGTGGTGTGGATGGTGTACACCTACTTCAAGGACATCCCCAAGGACATCCTCGAAGCCGCCCGCCTGGACGGCGCCACGCTGTGGCAGGAAATGGTCCGCGTGCTGCTGCCGATCGCCAAGGGCGGCCTGGCGTCGACCGTGCTGCTGTCGCTGATCCTGTGCTGGAACGAAGCGTTCTGGTCGCTGAACCTGACGTCCTCCAGCGCCGCGCCGCTGACTGCGCTGATCGCCTCCTACTCCAGTCCCGAAGGCTTGTTCTGGGCCAAGTTGTCCGCCGTGTCGACCCTGGCCTGCGCGCCGATTCTGATCTTCGGCTGGATCAGCCAGAAGCAGTTGGTACGCGGTTTGTCCTTTGGCGCCGTCAAATAA
- a CDS encoding carbohydrate ABC transporter permease, translating into MNTPVKNRLANPGWFLVSPSVALLLLWMIVPLGMTLYFSLIRYNLLYPGENQFVGLENFTYFVTDSGFLPGATNTLLLVGSVLLISVVFGVLISALLEASEFLGRGIVRVMLISPFFIMPTVGALIWKNLIFHPVSGILAAVWKFFGAEPVDWLAHYPLLSIIIIVSWQWLPFAILLLMTAMQSLDQEQKEAARLDGAGAIAIFWHLTLPHLARPIAVVVMIETIFLLSVFAEIFTTTNGGPGYASTNLAYLIYNQALVQFDVGMASAGGLIAVVIANIAAIILVQMIGKNLTDKP; encoded by the coding sequence ATGAATACACCCGTCAAAAACCGCCTGGCCAACCCCGGCTGGTTCCTCGTCAGCCCCTCGGTGGCCCTGTTGCTGCTGTGGATGATCGTGCCGCTGGGCATGACCCTGTACTTTTCGCTGATCCGCTACAACCTGCTCTACCCCGGCGAAAACCAGTTCGTGGGGTTGGAAAACTTCACCTACTTCGTCACCGACTCGGGCTTTCTGCCCGGCGCCACCAACACCCTGTTGCTGGTGGGCAGCGTGCTGTTGATCAGCGTGGTGTTCGGCGTCTTGATCAGTGCGCTGCTGGAGGCCAGTGAGTTCCTGGGCCGCGGCATCGTGCGGGTAATGCTGATTTCGCCATTTTTCATCATGCCCACCGTCGGTGCGTTGATCTGGAAGAACCTGATTTTCCACCCGGTGTCGGGGATTCTCGCCGCCGTGTGGAAGTTCTTCGGCGCCGAGCCCGTGGACTGGCTGGCGCACTACCCGTTGCTGTCGATCATCATCATTGTGTCGTGGCAGTGGCTGCCCTTTGCGATCCTGCTGCTGATGACCGCCATGCAGTCTCTGGACCAGGAACAAAAGGAAGCCGCGCGCCTGGACGGTGCCGGCGCCATCGCGATCTTCTGGCACCTGACCCTGCCCCATCTGGCCCGTCCGATTGCCGTGGTGGTGATGATCGAAACCATCTTCCTGCTGTCGGTGTTCGCCGAAATCTTCACCACCACCAACGGCGGCCCCGGCTACGCCTCGACCAACCTCGCCTACCTGATCTACAACCAGGCGCTGGTGCAGTTCGACGTGGGCATGGCCTCGGCCGGCGGCTTGATTGCCGTGGTCATCGCCAATATCGCGGCGATCATCCTGGTGCAGATGATCGGCAAAAACCTGACTGACAAGCCTTGA
- a CDS encoding ABC transporter substrate-binding protein, whose product MMTCMTLSAVSLGAQTLTIATVNNSDMIRMQKLSKTFEAEHPEIKLNWVVLEENVLRQRLTTDIATQGGQFDVLTIGMYEAALWGAKGWLEPMKDLPASYDLDDVFPSVRDGLSVKGSLYALPFYAESSITYYRTDLFKDAGLSMPEHPTWSQIGEFAAKLTDKSKEQYGLCLRGKAGWGENMALITTLANGYGARWFDEKWQPEFNGPEWKDALNFYVDNMKKSGPPGASSNGFNENLALFNSGKCAIWVDASVAGSFVTDKTQSKVAEHVGFTFAPHEKTDKGTSWLYSWSLAIPTSSKAKDAAKVFTSWATSKEYGALVAKTDGVANVPPGTRKSTYSDEYMKAAPFAKVTLESLKVADPTKPTEKPVPYIGIQLVTIPEFQAIGTQVGKFFSGALTGQQTVDAALTAAQTTTEREMKRAGYPK is encoded by the coding sequence ATGATGACCTGCATGACCCTCAGCGCCGTCAGCCTTGGCGCGCAAACTTTGACCATAGCCACTGTCAACAACAGCGACATGATCCGCATGCAAAAGCTCTCGAAAACCTTTGAGGCCGAGCATCCCGAGATCAAGCTGAACTGGGTGGTGCTTGAAGAAAACGTGCTGCGCCAACGCCTGACCACCGACATCGCCACCCAGGGCGGCCAGTTCGACGTACTGACCATCGGCATGTACGAAGCGGCACTGTGGGGCGCCAAGGGTTGGCTCGAGCCGATGAAGGACCTGCCTGCTTCCTACGACCTCGACGATGTGTTCCCCTCGGTGCGTGACGGCTTGTCCGTCAAGGGCTCGCTGTACGCCCTGCCGTTCTACGCCGAAAGCTCGATCACCTATTACCGCACCGACCTGTTCAAGGACGCCGGGCTGAGCATGCCCGAGCACCCGACCTGGAGCCAGATCGGCGAATTCGCGGCCAAACTCACCGACAAATCCAAAGAGCAATACGGCCTGTGCCTGCGCGGGAAAGCCGGTTGGGGCGAGAACATGGCGCTGATCACCACCCTGGCCAACGGCTACGGCGCGCGCTGGTTCGATGAGAAGTGGCAACCTGAATTCAACGGCCCCGAGTGGAAGGACGCGCTGAATTTCTACGTCGACAACATGAAGAAATCCGGCCCGCCGGGTGCCTCCAGCAACGGCTTCAACGAGAACCTGGCGCTGTTCAACAGCGGCAAATGCGCGATCTGGGTGGACGCCAGCGTGGCCGGCTCGTTTGTCACCGACAAAACCCAGAGCAAGGTGGCCGAGCACGTCGGGTTTACCTTCGCCCCGCACGAGAAGACCGACAAGGGCACTTCGTGGCTGTACTCCTGGAGCCTGGCGATTCCGACCAGTTCCAAGGCCAAGGACGCCGCCAAGGTGTTCACCAGTTGGGCCACCTCCAAGGAATATGGCGCTTTGGTCGCCAAGACCGACGGCGTCGCCAACGTCCCGCCAGGCACGCGCAAGTCCACCTACAGCGACGAGTACATGAAGGCCGCGCCGTTCGCCAAGGTGACCCTGGAATCGCTGAAAGTGGCGGACCCGACCAAGCCCACCGAGAAGCCTGTGCCCTACATCGGTATCCAGTTGGTGACCATTCCCGAGTTCCAGGCGATTGGTACCCAGGTCGGCAAGTTCTTCTCCGGTGCGTTGACCGGTCAGCAGACCGTGGATGCCGCGTTGACCGCGGCGCAGACCACCACCGAGCGTGAAATGAAGCGGGCTGGTTACCCCAAATAA